AGCTCTGTGCTGCCATGCCATTGCTAGCGCATACACGCCACATCGATCGACCTGCCACATTTACTCGCTTTCACCAACCGGAGAGACGGACAGCCTGAAGAACGCGTTCTGCGACTGCGACCCAGCTGCCCTCCCTCCCATTATAACTAGACTAGATCGCTTTGCAGCCACGGCGACGTGAAAGCTGCCACTGTCAACTCACTCAGCTCCTTAACTTCCTGCTACACACCTCTAACTGGTGAAAGATCTTGCAGCTATTCACCATATCTTTCACATTAACACTCTTCGATGGTACTGTCTCGAGAAGAAGAAAAATATATGTTCTTTCATAGTAAGAGTAGCTTACATGCAACAAGATAGGAGGAAGGTGGAGAAGGTACCTGCCAGCCGGCTTCGATGGTGTTGAGGTCGTTGCCGAAGGTGCCGGAGATGACCCAGATCTGGGAGAGGCTGAACTCCGCCGCCGACGCCACCCTGGCCGGCCACACGTTCAGGCTCGCCTTGGCGCCGTAGAACTGGTCGCCGGTCACGTACCCCACCGCGTGCTGCACCACACATACGCCAAACGGCCATCATCAAGCTAAGGCTAAGGTCCATGCCATCCACACGTACGGACGCTAATGAATGCCACTGACTGCCAGCCAGCGCGCGCGCTAGCTAGGCGGGCGGCGCCATTACCGCCGCTGCCGCGGTTGTCGCCGCGCCGATCGCCATTGCATCGCCATCCCCGGCCAGTGCCCCAATCAATGTCCTGTGCGCGCACAGACGCAGGTCGATGCTAGCTACTAATGCTATCCCCAGCACAATCAATGTTATCCAGCTACTGCGCGCCATACTATTGAGCGATCGTGTGGGATCATGATTTGGTCGCGTGGTTAAGACCGCAGTTACTGGCTACGAGCCTACGACTGTTCGTCAGTGAAGCCGCTGTCGATCAATTTGCATTTTTCAATGGTACCGCTAATCTGGTGGGTCAGTATTGATGGTGATGATTGATGAGATCGCCGTACGTGTTAGTTATCGGCTAGGGGCGTAGCAGTACCTCGTGGCCGTCGCTGGTGGAGTCGCGGCGGACGCCGGACGCGCGGGGCTTCATCCCGTACCGCCGGAGGGAACCGGAGTACCGCCGCAGGTCGCTCTCCGTGGTCCGCCGTATCGGGACCGTCCCGCCGGGGCACGACTCGCCGCCGTCGCTCCACGCCTGCGGGAACACCGCgtccccttcttcctcggcgGCGTCGGCGCTGATCTTGGGCCTCTCCTCTGGCTCAGCCTGCAAAAGGAAAAGGAGAATCACTACTTCAGAACGACGGCCGCTGATCGGTAAAAGACAGACAAATAAGAATGCAGCATTGGTGCAGTTGGCTATGGAGAAGGGACGGATGGGATGGACGACCTCTGGCTTTTGGCCTCTCAACGTTGGGTGGTCAAACGCCGGCTGGAGGTGCGCCGGCACGCAGTGGATGATGTCGCCGTCGGCGCTCTGCGTGCAAAAACAAATTCGTCAAACATTTTGCCACAAGAAAAGAAAAGTATGGCGAACAAGGTGGTCGAGAGATTGAGGTCGGGGGTCAAACATCAATGGCCGGCTCATGCAAAAGAAGCAAAGCCACTCACCTGAATGGTCTTGACGGAGGCCTTCTTCATCTTGTCCATCCGGGCGACGATGCTCTGGTAAGCTCGCAGCTCGTCCCCGGAACGGAACTCCGCCGTCCGTGTGCCGttgcccctgccgccgccgccgctggccgACACCGACAACGCGCACGAGACGACGAGCAGCAGCGCCAGCAGCAAGGGGACGGCTGGTCTGGGCCTCTTGCCGCCGCAGCTACACGCCATCGACGCCCGTGCGTGggcttctccttcttctcttgGATTCACCTCAAAACCTTGTGGCTAGGGAGTAGAGTCGTTGCTGCTCGCTTGTCTGTATCCGCTTCCACCGGATCGCCTGCTTGTCCTCTTCCCCGCCTCCTCCCCTGCCCCTATCGCTTGGCTTCTTCTTCCCTTGACTCGCCCGAGAGAGACTACCCGACTATAAATATAGGAGCTAGCGTGGAGGCGTAGTGTGGCCGGAGCCTCGATATGAAGATGGAAGGTCAACCAAATGTCGCCGTGCGGCGGTTGGGGTTGGGGGTGGGGATGGGGAGGGTGGGGGAGGTGAGCTTGAAGGCTTGAAGTGATGTGGTGGACGGAGTGATGAGTTCCGACACGGCGGGTTGAGATGAGCTTCAAGTTGAGTTGCTCGCGGCTGTGGCTTGCAGCTGGGGCACGCTTTTTCCCGAGGAGAGCGACACGCCCCTGCCCCGCGCTACCCATGCCGAGCCATGGCATCATCTCATTTTATATCATGCTTGGGTCCATGGTCCTGTCCCCCTCTCCACATTCCCTTCTCCCGCTCCTCCCCCCATGAACGAAAGGTAGCTGGATGGATGGATTACTGCAACCAAAGCACCATCGTCGATGCAGACAGTGGGGGTTCAGCTCAGTGGCACTGAGCTTTGCTACGTCAGGGGAATAAAGAAAGAAACAGagcgtgtgtgtgtgcgcgctCTGGGGGATGGCATGGCATCGCACCGCACGCGTCCTTGGGTGAGTGTGCATTGCACCGAGGAGAGGAGCGAGCGGCTCACTCTTCCTTCGCTTTTCCCTTTGGAAAGGCGGGCAGGGGAGGGTGGCGGCCATGTGCCAGGGGGGTGGGGGCGGGAATTTTCAAAGGCCGGCTCCGACCGGCAGTGGCCTTCAGCTGGTGCAATCATGAGCCAGCGCCCCGGCCTTCCTATCCCTGTCCGCCATGATAGAAATCGCTTCCTTGTAGCTTCCTCCTTGGAGCAACCGGCGGCAGCTCTCGATCGGCAACCATGCATGTAGGCCACCGAAGCCATGGCTTTTGTTCTCTTTCTTGTGCACGTCTTTGACAGCCATGGTTGGTGTAGAGATTGAGATCGGATCCAGATGAGACTCTCAAAGATCACGTACTACGTACGTAGTGCACCTTTGGCTTTGATCATTGTTCACTTTCGCGGCCAAATTTAAAGTGATCGATCCGGTTGCTTGGTGCTTGCTTTTCCATATCAGATACGGATCCTCTTTTATTCGCTCAAAGCACCTAAACATGGCATTGCATGCGCCGCTACTCAAGTCAAATCTGAATTAAGCTATGCGTGTGCCGTGCGC
The Aegilops tauschii subsp. strangulata cultivar AL8/78 chromosome 3, Aet v6.0, whole genome shotgun sequence genome window above contains:
- the LOC109768347 gene encoding protein neprosin, with translation MACSCGGKRPRPAVPLLLALLLVVSCALSVSASGGGGRGNGTRTAEFRSGDELRAYQSIVARMDKMKKASVKTIQSADGDIIHCVPAHLQPAFDHPTLRGQKPEAEPEERPKISADAAEEEGDAVFPQAWSDGGESCPGGTVPIRRTTESDLRRYSGSLRRYGMKPRASGVRRDSTSDGHEHAVGYVTGDQFYGAKASLNVWPARVASAAEFSLSQIWVISGTFGNDLNTIEAGWQVSPQLYGDNSPRFFTYWTSDAYQATGCYNLHCSGFVQTNRRIAIGAAISPASAYNGRQFDISLLIWKDPRRGHWWLQLGSGPLVGYWPSSLFSHLGGHANMVQFGGEVVNTRPSGSHTPTQMGSGHFPREGFNRAAYFRNVQVVDWDNNLLPARDLRLVADHPACYGIQGGYNRAWGNYFYYGGPGRNVHCP